In Archocentrus centrarchus isolate MPI-CPG fArcCen1 unplaced genomic scaffold, fArcCen1 scaffold_90_ctg1, whole genome shotgun sequence, the genomic window CTTGAAGAAACCACAGCCACGTACAAAGGAGCACATCAGCTGCTGTTAGCTGGTTGCAGCTCGTGCCGTTCTGCTGAGCGGAAAGCTCAAAGGTGATTCAGTTTATGTAAGAACTatacaaaaataatcaaatacaaTGTAGATGATGTTTTAGGTCCATATATTTGATGtgctcattttgttcttttatgtaTTAcgactgtggggaaaaaaagaaaagaagcagaaCTGAGGGGGCAGCAGCTTATTTTCACTAAACGTGTGACATGTTCCTGACACAGCGATCTGCATATTTACTTCTTTAAGGTAAAATGTTCCTTACATCATCTGTGacagtcatttttcttttatatattcatCTTAGAACACATATAAATAGACACTGCATACCCTCTAGCACACATTAGCTAAACTGATTATACCACATTTGCCTGTAATGGCTGTCATTACTGGTAAAATTGTGATCTTTTGGAACTGTCTGACATTTTTACATCCAAAACCCGCAAGACTTATTCCATTTGCAGACCTCAGAAGAATATCAAACAAAGGTTTAGGCAAAGTGCATTCAAGTTAACTATCTCTGGTATACTTCAGCCTAGCGCATTTCCCATCATGGCGGCTATTGCCTGCTATGATCGTGCTGGTTTATGTTGCGTCCAGCTGGCACGTGTTGCAAACAGCATGTGCAGCACATAAAATTACTTTCTACATGTTGTAatagcatttcattttttttaggtcATTTGAGGAATTGGCTAATTTCTGGGTACACTCTTAGTCAGACATGAAAACAATGATTTatgtgaaatcttttttttctgaagagCAGCAGGGTGCCTGACATAAGCTGTTTGTATAACTCCTCCTTTTGACCCGTATCTCTACAACAGAGATGGTCCTTACAAAGTTAGCAATACCCATCACCCCTCAATAGCCTTGATAATGGAAAAGATGACAGGCTGAAATAAGTCATTTAAGAAACCGGCATTTTCAACACTCAATTCCACAaattatttacagtaaaaaaggACGTTGGTGTTTCTTTGACCTACCTTACACTTGCAGGTGGTGCAGGGTGATTTGGGCATATGCCATGTGTCTCCGCTGAGGCGGGCGATGCCTGCGGGGTCCTTGCATGTCTGCCGAATGTCATACGACAGGTTGTCAGCCAGGCAGGGGTCTGTGACGCAGCGCGGGCAACATTCGCCCTCCGCCACTGCCGTGTACTCGCACATCAACGTGGGGCAAACTAGAGGCCAGCAGTCTACCTCCCCCTcctgcagagacacaaagatgaaaaaagGAACCAAAATTGCTActgtgtgcattttatttagtgtgtgtgtgtgtgtgtgtgtgtgtgtgtgtgtgggtgcatgtgTGCGAATGCAGTTACAACTCTCATGCTGATCTGTTGCCACATTTAAAATTGGAGTGGTGGTACTTTTCTcagccctcacacacacacacacgcacacacacacacacgcacacacacacacacacacacacacacacacacacacacacacacacacacacacacacagagcagatcaGAAAGTGCTGTTAAATAAAGCCCTGCTTTGAGATTCATGTTGAAGAGGAGATTCTGTCTTTCTGAAGTTATCTTCCTCTTCCAACAATGCTCTTTTACCACACTCAGCATGAGAGcctgttttcattaaaaatgtacaatagctgctgtgtgaatgtgtgtgtctctatATGTACACACCATGCAGCGGCACTGCTGGCAGCCATACAGCCATGATGCTCCGCTGCGGTAAAGTGTGCGTCCGCTCTGGTCCAAACACTGGCTGCTGGGCCTGTTGTCACAGCCAGGACAGCAAAACAGATCTTCATCTGGGTCTCCACAGTCACAAGGTCTCCTTCTGCAATACGTCTGCCCATCCTACACAACAAAGGTCACACACATCAGGGTGCAAACTGGCTTAAACAACGTACACAGCCTATCATCACTGTATTTTCTGGGCTATAAAATACATCCCAGTATCCAAAGGGGTCCCTCAGTAAAACAAAGGGCTTCCAACTCGCTttgatttatataaaaataaaataatgcaccTATAAACATGAAATATTGCTATGAACAAACATAGCTTGAGCACTTTCCTGAGGCAAATTTGACTTTTGTGTAAACTATCCATCATTGTCTTTGTCAAATAGGAACAAATTCAGGTGGCAGTGCCAAAGCACAGCCttacaatgattttttttttcaaactttgtgAATACACTTCATTGTTTTCTCATCAATTTACAAAACAATAATATGATAACAGAGCaggtttttaaagtgctttgttaaattttttttttaattagacttTAATCTCCCAATTCATATAAATATTCCTGGTCTGCATTTAGTAACTTGTTAAGCACTTCTGACAACAGTGACAACTTCAAGTCTTCTTGAAAATGGCTCACCAAGCCAAGCTTGTTCAAAGCCAACCAAGCTGGATGGGGAGCGTTCTCTAATGAGATCAGGTTGGGACCACAGACGGTACAAAACGGGTCTGAAAAGCGAATCCAATGTGgaaacctgcattctatctgaaaGCCACCAGATGGCAAAAAGACTTttggtcatggtcctgggccgtctgcccagcgttttgtgtttagttttattttccctgagttttgttatttcccagtttgttttgatgctcttgttccctttgtccctgtctcccctgcttccACGGTCTTGtctgtttgtcattttgtcttgaccctgacctcctgtgttttcatattgagtCTTATTCCTattgttgtgactagtctgcgtctctgtcccgtgtctgtgtgccagtcccccgtatttagtctgcgtgtaccttggttagtcacttcctgttctattttgccagtcttgtgttccctgtgctttgtgtttagttttgcttcccctatgttattagtctcatttgcttcacctgctgtgccctgctgtttcctcttgccctgattacctattgtgtatttaagccctcagtttttatctgttctttgtcgcgttgTCTTCAGTGCTCCCTcgctgtgtgtttctctgtacttttgtatttagtttggaAGCTGTCCACCCCAGTGTAGCtttcttatttttgtcagtattcAATAAACAccctttcagttcagttttggctcctgagtcctgcaATTTTGGGGTCTACCCGTTCCAGCCACACAGCACCATGACACAGAAGTGTAAACACTTTCCACAAACTACAGTAACTTTGTGGCTCCCTCACAGTTACAGGAGATTTTCATTAATGGCCCCCAAACACCAGAACACTGCCCGTTTACATTCAGTGTGCATCGCACATCTGACTTGACTTCAGTGGGCGGTGTCACAGTAgcttctttcatcttttttacTGTGTATGGTCTTTATCTGCATCTGTTTGACTTATCTCAGTGCCTGTCTCAGAAAATCCTCCCACAGCATAATGCTTCCACCATCATGTTTGGCTGCAGGGATTTTACTGATGAGGTGCTGATCAGTGCCTGGATTACTCCGTACACCGTATTTGGAAATGTGGCCAAACTGTCCTTCTCTAAGGTTCTCCTAGATCCACAAAGGAACTCTGGATTTCAGTCAAAGTCACCAGATGGTTCTTGATTGCCTGTCTGTTATAACGTTGGCTGGATGGTGGTGGCTCCTTCCATTCGTGAAAGTTAGATGCTAATGTGATCTTGGGCactattattaaatgttttcaatcCTTCCCCAGATCTGTGCCTTCACACAAAACCGTCTTTCCATCTCCACCGATAATTCACTGGACATCATGGCTTGGGGTTCATACTGGCATGCACCGCACTGTGTAATTATAGACAGGGGTGCAGCTTTGCTAATTATATCCAGTTATTGCAGTTGGACACAGATGGATTCCAGTCAAGCTGTAAAAGCATCTCAAGTCCCACTGATAGAAGTGTGATGTATCAGAGCTCAATAGTGTGTGTCATAACAAAGAGGCTGAAGAACAAAGAGCACAACAAAGGGCCTTTTAACACCCTGATTAATAATTGAAAACATGTATAATAAAATGCTCTGGTAATGTTAGTCtattctctctctcgctctctctcctttGCCCAACCTAAGTATTTTTAATCCAACAAACGCATCAAGAGAACAAGAAATGCCTAAAAGACACTAAAGATGTTGGAAAAAGCGTACAGCATACTGATGGGTGATTTCATTAACTTGTAACAAATTTAAACATTTCCATTCTGAAAAAGCAATGTAATAGTGCTGTAAATGAGATAAAAATGTGTTGGGTGGCAAAGTGAAATCCGGCTGATCTTCCTTTGCAGCCGCTGTGTCATTGGCTCCCTGTCTGTACCTGGAGAAAACTTTATGGTCCATTTTACTCGGCACAGCCAGCACTGTCTGGCCCCAGGACGACAGTGTAATGGAGATGTAAAAATGTTACATAAAAAGGCTGTTAGAAAATGTATGAGGGCCATAAAATCATTCTGCATACCATTAAAAGGGCAATACAGAGCCAATGTTTTATCGATGCATATTGTCCTGCTACAGTAACTTGTGAGTCCCGGGGTGCCGGCACTGATGGCCTTGGTCTTTACAGTTACAACCCTGGACTTGCTGTGGAAATAACTGCCAATTGTATCGCGCTGGCAGGATATATGAAGGcatgctgttctttttttagTGCAAGGAATAAGACCAGGTCTGCATGTCAATGGTATGCATTTGtgccaacaaaaacaacattactgtttttttaataacaagTCTGCTGACGACGCTGTTATGATGAATTTGATGACTGCACACAACATTTCTTTCATGCAGGTCTGAtttgttttcagtgcagtcGTAGAGAAATTAGTTAGAATTTACCTAATTTACTTAAGTCGTTTACTTAAGGAgccttttggtgtttgtggggaAACATTTGTCGAACTCGATAATCTGGTTTTCTGCTTAactagattttcttttttcttttgactttGGATAACTCTGTACAAGGGAGCTCTTTTCTCTGGAGTGTCTGGCTTTTATTTCATGTGGCAGTGCGTTTGTACAAATGTATTCTTTCTCACTGCCATCTTCCTTACATCTGTCATTTTCAGTCTGTCATTTCTGATGCGTTCACCTCTAATTTCTTCACTTTTTACAAACTACAGTAACTTTGTGGCTCCCTCACAGTCACAAGTGATTTTCATTGCTGGCCCCCAAACACCAGATCACTGCCTGTTTACATTCAGTGTGCCTCGCACATCTGACTTGACTGCCCCTTCAACAGTTGGAATACAAACCAGTAGGCCTGTGGATCCATAAATAATCTGAAGTCTCTTTAGTATGTTAAGTCTCTTTGTGACTTAAAAATGAATATTCATTTGCTATGTTTGAAACTTGTAGTAAagcttttattgtttgtttgtttatgtcacttatggctcagtcacactagagtaaaactAAGACAGCAACCTCCTTACAACTTGGTAAAATCAGTGATTGTCCTGTGACTGCACTGGATTTTTTCACATATGGTGACTGATTGCAAGAAGCTGCTGTAACCATCCGATCACCCAGAGGCTGAGCAAGCTTCAACCTCTGCGCGACTACTTTCATTTGTAAGGTATTTCCACAGGCtgtctggtgggaggcaacctgtttCCAGATAATTAAAGATTTGAAAATTTCACCAGTTTATCACAGGTAATCTGGATTATCACAGACTGcgtgtaattgccaacttgacctcattcaatcacaaactgatagcagaccaACTCTGTCTTACTGCTTCATCAGTGCCTTAATGCATCAAAGTGGCTTTGAAGATGGTAACAGAGTGTAAGTGGCTGCAGTCCTGGTACCTGTCCTCTATGATAAGCCCCACTCTGTGGGAGCGAGCAtggtcatcttggaggatagagttcagtcccagactgtggagatatgggattgccactggttgcagaatctcatcttgataTCTGCATTGAGACTGGACCAATGATGACAACCCTGATtttcagcacctggggtaccacaagctcaaaacaagagccaatagcagaataagctgtttggcattggtaGAGAAGaactggcaagtttttcatgggtgcaacccacatactcaactctgctgcttcaTAGCAATCCCACAATCTGAGCCTTTTCTTCAAAAAGACAACTCTGATCAATATTCCACTTCCTTCCTTCCACGGTGCACCATCTCACTCTGGCTCCTGAGCACAGAAAAAAGTCATTAAGATGCCAAAAATATTTGCCACATATTTGCACGCTAATCGCAAACAGATGGGAGCGAAGAgtgttgttttttcccctgaatGGTCAGAAATGTTTCAcacttctgtgtgtttttcataACTTCCCATACGCATATTAGCTAAATGAATGCTACAGCCTTAATTACTTTGTGTGCTAAATATTCAGCTAAGCTGAGGTGTGTAGAAGGCACAGTGTGTGTGGGgatgttaaagggaatttttaaaatcttatttttatAATTCTGTCCATCCTTATTATCAGTTGTTATAGCATTGTAGCCACTAAGTTTATAGCTGTGATCTAACTTTTACAGCTTTGCCCATCTTTGGTTTTCATTCCAAATAGAGTTGTTTAGAGGATGTCGATAAACTGTTGGTAACAATGTAGCTTTGTTCCCCAGTCCCAGCTTTTACCTTAAGTGCAGGGTTTTGTTACAAATAAAGGTTCTTTCAGACACTGAGCGATTACTGTTGGAATCAGCAGGATGCAACTCTGGCATGGGAACTCCTGGCTACTTCCTGTTCTACCAGCCTATAAAACACAGGCTGCTGCTGTCAAACTACTACTTCTCATGCTGTTAAATAGAGCAGGTTATAGCTTTGAATAGAGGAACTGAGCATAGAGATATAATTAACATGTACCTTGCTTAGTATAGATCCTGACGGGTTACAGTAACAGACTTGATGCTGATGTTTTAAGCCTCTGTTTATTGATCTGTTTAGTCTCTGCTGATGAAGGGGTTTATTACTCAATGAACTCAGATACAGTAAAATTTCTCCAGTCAGTTGCCTTGCTGTAGAGAGCGACAGAGAGGAGCTGAAAAAGGTGAGCTGTCATGAACTCTGAAAGCAGAGACAAAGCCAGCATGCATTAATGAGACTGGCTTctgccctcctctctctctcctcgctAACTTTGACCTGAGGGGCACAGTTGTGGTAGGAGCGCTCAGAGTGAAAACAATGGAAGCAGAGGAGGCAACTGTATGATGGGATAGAGGcaacaaaaactgcaaaataaagtTGCTAAAATTAAGAAAGAGGTTAAAGGGAGAAATATTCTTGTGTGCTCTACATCTTCGACCAGCCCGACTCCTCCTTCAGTGTTTATATATCCAGTTTACTGTGTCTGTCTGCCATTTTTCTCCTTTGATGCCACTGCATGCGTTGTGTTGTTAATGTGTTGTTACCATTACCATAAAGCCAGCTGGATATCTTTTCTGGAATATCAAATGTATTCCATAGAGTTAAACTTAACTGAATTGAAGCAATTTGAGTAAAACTGAATGGACCATCACTGATTTGAGAAGTATGTTACATAACAATACACCCAGAAAATGGAAGCATCTGAAACCTGTGCTCTGTTTTTAGTATTACTGCCATACTTACATGTAGTCACAGACAAGATTATGGATCAGTTTCAGGTCTTggataaagtaaaaaaaacaaaaacaaacaacaaacccaaaaacatccAGTTTAAATTCTCCACTTGTTGTTAAAAGCTTATAGTTGGGGtcagatcaggtgaccctgaacccttccttaattatgctgcaataggccttgGTTCCCATCATGgactgagtgtttcttcctcACTCACCTTTTTTCAGTGTCTATGTGTTAATACACCACTCTGCACTTAACCATTAGTTAATTATTCATCtatggctctcttccacagcatgtcttttgtcctgacTTCCTCCCCTCTggcagcctggttctgccagaggtttcttcctgttaaaagggaattttttcctttccactgtcaccaagtgcttgctcatctgattgtttgggttttctctgtaattattgtcgggtctttaccttacaatataaagtgccttgaggtgactgttgttaagatttggtgctatataaacaaaactgaattgaacagcAGTACTGTGGTAAATTTTTATGCGTGCAATCATCTTGGACTGCATCTCTACCTTGCAGGAGCATATAGCACAGCGATCAAAGCTGGCTTTCCAGTCTTCTCCATTGCGCCTGATTCCTTCTTCCTGTGGGCAGTCACCACTGCAGCCTGGACCAGATGTGCATACACAGTCGTAGCCTCCTGGgaggttcacacacacactgtcattcCAGCAGGTGTGTGTCTGCAAACTGCACTCATCGATGTCTGGAAAACAAAGAGCAAgccaaagtaaataaatacttgtCTTCTGTTCCTggctccctcccctcacccccaaccggtcgcggcagatggctgcccctccctgagcctggtcctgccagaggtttcttcctgttaaaagggagtttttccttcccacggctgccaagtgcttgctcatagggggttttCGCTCTGTTATtcttaccttataatataaagagtCTTGAGGTGACTTGTTGTGATTGGGTGCTGTATAGTTGTATGAATGTAAATGAAGGGCATGTTCATCAGAAATTCACAtctatttttgattaattacaATTAATGGATTATGCTCActattaacctttttttttctccccagaaCAGTGACGCTCCTTTCTCAGTCCACAATACTGAATAAAGAACATGTATTACGGCACAAGATGTACCTTTTCTCACACCTAGACTTTAATAACAGTGTGTTGGATATGGGGTACATtcatgttagattttttttctcacattacTGTGGATCctgaaaaataatcaaagtTCTTCAATAACTCCCTCAAATTACAGCATTTAGTTATTTTAGCAGCAGAAACTGAACTCACAATTTGTTGTGGTCAGccagggaggagcagccagagTGCTGGCATCAGGCAGATTATACTTTGCATACATACTGGAATCATAACTTCAGCCACCTTATTTATATTCACTTAGTAGATTCCACAGAATTATCAAAGGACCTGCTCGGCCAGCTTTTTGCTCACTTTTACCCCCCAGatataaaataaactaatgttagcagagagagtgagtggcatttttgtctgcttttcttTATCAACATAGGAAACCTGGTGCCAAATGTCTGTCTCTAACTTTCATCAAGCCCTGGGATTTAAGTGCCTTTATTCCTAAATAAATGTGAACTGTTCAGAGAaaattgtctctctctctctctcccctacTAGAAGCCATCGATCACACTCATTGGACACTGACTGCATGCTAGCAGTGTTGCATGAGCAAATTGCCAAAGTAGAAAACCTGAAACTACATTATAAACAGTTAAATCTGTGTTTTGTTGCTGCATACTGGAACTGTGTTCTCCCACTGGGAGGACAATAGTCAACAGGTCCATTTACTTTCTACATGTGATGACTGATGATTGTCAGCTTGTTTAAGAAGTCTGATTTCCACATCTCAGAGTTTCCTTGCTTTCTTTTTGGACATGTCAGACTGAGCTCCACATGACAacactgcttcagtgttttttttttttttaaacttgcccATAAAAAGGAAGTCAAAGTTGACATACAATGTCCCccaactgttttctttcttttttttcttttttttttgcatgtttgtcacacatgtttcagatcatcaaacaaattttaatattacacaaagaaaacttgactaaatacaaaatgcagcttttaactaattatttcatttattaaggaaaaaaagctatccaaacctacccggacctttgtcaaaaaaaaattgcccccttgttaaatcatgaattaactgtgattaaccacctTTTTTTacaaagctgagttcaatttcacttcCACACTctggcctgattactgccagacctgctgaatcaaacTAGCAGGCTAAAAAATCTCAAAAAGCACCACATCATGCCGCAATCTAACAAAtctcaagaacagatgagaaataAAGTCAGCATCAAGCTTTTAAGAGAGCATCAAGCACTCATCCAGGAGATCACAACAGAACCCAGAACATCATCTAAAGAACTGAAGGCCTCACTCATCtaagttaaggtcagagttcatgattcaacaataagaaagagactgggcaaaaatggcctccgtgggagagctccaaggagaaaaaccactgctgaccaaaaacaacacagaggctcgtctcacatttgccaaaaaacatcttgatgatccctcagacttttgagaaaatattctgtggactgacgagacagaaGGCGAacattttggaaggtttgagtcccgttacatctggtagtgtgatggtctggggctgctttgttgCTTCAGGACTtggatgacttgctgtaattgatggatctatgaattctgctctgtACCAGAAAATCATAAAGGACaatgtccggccatcagtttgtgccctgaagctcaagcgcagttgggttatgcagcaggacaacgatccaaagcacaccagcaagtccacctctgaatggct contains:
- the LOC115777972 gene encoding protein kinase C-binding protein NELL1-like, with the protein product SSLSVSPTEHDECASGQNLCDENAICTNTIRGHLCTCKPGYVGNGTICRAFCEEGCRSGGTCVSPNTCVCPSGFTGRRCETDIDECAEGLIECHNHSRCVNLPGWYHCECRSGFHDNGSYLLDGSSCIDIDECSLQTHTCWNDSVCVNLPGGYDCVCTSGPGCSGDCPQEEGIRRNGEDWKASFDRCAICSCKDGQTYCRRRPCDCGDPDEDLFCCPGCDNRPSSQCLDQSGRTLYRSGASWLYGCQQCRCMEGEVDCWPLVCPTLMCEYTAVAEGECCPRCVTDPCLADNLSYDIRQTCKDPAGIARLSGDTWHMPKSPCTTCKCKNGNVCCSVDLDCLQNN